Proteins from one Mucilaginibacter jinjuensis genomic window:
- a CDS encoding tetratricopeptide repeat-containing sensor histidine kinase translates to MLKFILSGCCLILLCVIADGQGIVPTNEKAYTDSLEHVLSVTQSDSIKARTYYLLSDYWRLKDTVRGKQYLAMAKSSGAKNEFNKALYYYFKGQVYFNFNTDMAAAAFMEASKQLAAFNTNEARKFRSGAYFNYAQMQQGKKGYSFSIDVILNKAIPLMERAGDDEKLGHQYSQLGILFMYNGQFDKAAIYMNKAIVLLQAKYPKSTTLLLAYIGAAANYFYMEKNSEGKSMLDKAKQMLAPYPESINYPYYYNSEALYYTGISAFDKALKSLDMGIALAKKFKQPPMLQMLVFRKYNVFYEMKDYKKAKQFLEDLIKEGLITKDLRNRKTIYDQLAKTDAQLGLMAEAYKWSTAYSSLSDSMSNSKFREDMNALEIKFRNAENQKEITALENDKKQSALAAKNNRLASWLLLALSLFILAVAISAVIYFRNTKKIATQKLKDMEQEQRLTVSKAMIEGEEKERERIARDLHDGLGGMLAGVKINLSSWATNHNAPTPDVELYQIVGQIDRSVHELRMIARNMMPQNLMTLGLEAALKDLCESIITEDIHISFQAIDIDRNIPFPIQIAIYRIVQELLANALKHANAKNMVIQCSQDKNVLFITVEDDGIGFDIDSIKTKAGLGLNNIENRVKYLNGKLEINSTLNEGTSVNIELNIDEQA, encoded by the coding sequence ATGTTAAAGTTCATTTTGTCGGGCTGCTGCCTGATATTATTATGCGTTATTGCCGATGGTCAGGGGATTGTACCCACAAATGAAAAAGCCTATACTGACAGCCTTGAGCACGTTTTGAGTGTAACACAGTCGGATAGCATTAAGGCGAGGACTTATTACTTATTAAGCGATTATTGGCGATTAAAAGATACGGTAAGAGGAAAACAATACCTGGCAATGGCCAAAAGCTCAGGGGCTAAAAATGAGTTCAATAAAGCCTTATACTACTACTTTAAAGGGCAGGTATATTTTAACTTTAATACAGATATGGCTGCCGCCGCCTTCATGGAGGCGAGTAAACAATTAGCTGCTTTTAATACTAATGAGGCTCGCAAATTTAGATCGGGTGCTTATTTCAATTACGCCCAGATGCAACAGGGAAAGAAGGGGTATTCGTTTTCTATTGATGTTATTTTAAATAAAGCAATTCCATTAATGGAAAGGGCGGGTGACGACGAAAAGCTTGGACATCAATACTCCCAATTAGGTATTCTTTTTATGTATAATGGCCAGTTTGACAAAGCGGCTATATACATGAATAAAGCGATAGTGTTGTTGCAAGCCAAGTATCCCAAGTCTACCACATTGCTATTGGCTTATATCGGTGCTGCAGCTAATTATTTCTACATGGAAAAAAATAGTGAAGGGAAAAGCATGCTCGATAAAGCTAAGCAAATGCTTGCACCTTATCCCGAATCTATCAATTACCCATATTATTATAATAGTGAAGCACTTTATTATACAGGGATCAGCGCATTTGATAAGGCATTAAAGAGCTTGGATATGGGTATAGCACTCGCCAAAAAGTTTAAGCAGCCGCCCATGCTCCAGATGCTGGTGTTCAGAAAATATAATGTTTTCTATGAAATGAAGGACTATAAAAAGGCAAAGCAATTTCTGGAGGATTTGATTAAGGAAGGTTTGATCACGAAAGATTTGCGCAACCGCAAAACCATATATGACCAACTTGCAAAGACTGATGCACAACTTGGCCTGATGGCCGAGGCCTACAAGTGGTCTACGGCTTACAGCAGTTTAAGTGATAGTATGAGCAATAGCAAGTTTAGAGAAGACATGAATGCACTTGAAATTAAATTTAGAAATGCCGAAAACCAGAAAGAGATCACAGCTTTAGAAAACGATAAAAAGCAATCTGCCTTAGCTGCCAAAAACAACAGGCTGGCCAGCTGGTTGCTTTTAGCTTTAAGTTTGTTCATCCTGGCCGTAGCTATATCGGCGGTTATATATTTTAGAAATACCAAAAAGATAGCAACACAGAAACTAAAAGACATGGAGCAGGAGCAACGTCTTACTGTCAGTAAAGCCATGATTGAGGGGGAAGAGAAAGAACGGGAAAGAATTGCCAGGGACTTACACGATGGCCTGGGAGGGATGTTAGCCGGGGTAAAGATCAATCTTTCCAGCTGGGCCACAAACCATAATGCACCGACACCTGATGTAGAATTATATCAAATTGTTGGCCAGATTGATCGATCTGTACATGAACTGCGCATGATAGCCAGGAATATGATGCCCCAAAACCTAATGACCCTTGGCCTGGAAGCAGCTTTAAAAGATCTGTGCGAATCTATCATAACGGAAGATATTCACATCAGTTTTCAGGCCATTGATATTGACAGAAATATTCCCTTTCCTATACAAATAGCGATTTACAGAATTGTGCAGGAATTGTTGGCTAATGCATTAAAACATGCCAATGCCAAAAATATGGTAATACAATGCAGCCAGGACAAAAACGTCCTTTTTATTACCGTAGAAGATGATGGAATTGGTTTTGACATAGATAGTATCAAAACAAAAGCAGGACTGGGGTTAAATAATATCGAAAACAGGGTTAAGTATTTGAACGGAAAACTTGAAATCAATTCGACCTTAAATGAAGGAACATCAGTAAATATTGAACTTAACATTGATGAACAAGCATAA
- the mnmE gene encoding tRNA uridine-5-carboxymethylaminomethyl(34) synthesis GTPase MnmE: MNYTTDDTIVALATPNGTGAIGIIRLSGPDAVAITQKVFKGKDLSKQDSHTIHFGHIVDGAVVLDEVLVSLFIAPKSYTRENVVEISCHGSAYIIESVIKLLIRSGARPAQPGEFTLRAFLNGQLDLSQAEAVADLIASNSKASQQAAMSQLRGGFSNQLKGLREQLVNFASLIELELDFSEEDVEFANRDQLKQLIVNILTILSKLIQSFELGNAIKQGINTVIAGRPNAGKSTLLNALLNEERAIVSNIAGTTRDTIEEILNINGVNFRLTDTAGIREATDTIEAIGVQKAYEKISQSAILIYVFDALEISLADLNADLESLQRPGFPMLVVANKIDLLTPLQIAELPHTESMMHVSAKEKQHIDELKHKIYHTAIKGQLSGDETLVTNIRHLQALQKTEESLSRVLDGIDNPITSEFLAIDIKQALHYLGEITGSVTTDDLLENIFSKFCIGK; this comes from the coding sequence ATGAACTATACTACCGACGATACCATAGTGGCCCTGGCCACACCCAACGGAACAGGCGCTATTGGCATTATCCGCCTCTCGGGGCCCGATGCTGTAGCCATTACCCAAAAAGTATTTAAAGGGAAAGACCTAAGCAAACAGGATTCGCATACCATCCATTTCGGCCATATTGTTGATGGTGCAGTGGTGTTGGATGAGGTTTTGGTATCGCTATTTATCGCGCCCAAATCATACACCCGCGAGAATGTGGTGGAGATCTCTTGTCATGGTTCTGCATACATTATCGAATCGGTTATTAAGCTGCTTATCAGGAGTGGGGCAAGGCCGGCCCAACCAGGTGAATTTACTTTAAGAGCTTTCTTAAATGGACAGCTTGATCTATCTCAGGCAGAAGCAGTTGCCGATCTGATAGCTTCTAACTCTAAAGCTTCACAACAAGCGGCCATGAGCCAGTTACGTGGTGGTTTTAGCAACCAGTTAAAAGGACTTCGCGAACAACTGGTAAACTTTGCTTCGCTAATTGAGCTCGAACTCGATTTTTCTGAAGAGGATGTAGAATTTGCTAACCGCGATCAGCTTAAACAACTCATCGTCAATATACTTACTATTTTAAGTAAACTGATCCAATCGTTCGAACTAGGTAACGCTATTAAACAAGGCATTAATACAGTTATTGCCGGCAGGCCAAATGCCGGTAAATCGACTTTATTAAATGCGCTCTTAAATGAAGAACGCGCAATTGTAAGTAATATAGCCGGTACAACCCGCGATACGATTGAAGAAATACTGAACATTAACGGTGTAAATTTCCGTTTAACAGATACAGCAGGCATTCGTGAAGCTACGGATACCATTGAAGCCATAGGTGTGCAAAAAGCTTATGAGAAAATTAGCCAGTCGGCCATATTGATTTATGTGTTCGATGCACTTGAAATTAGTCTGGCCGATTTAAACGCTGATCTGGAAAGCTTGCAGCGCCCCGGTTTCCCGATGCTGGTTGTTGCCAATAAAATTGATTTGCTAACGCCATTGCAAATAGCCGAATTGCCGCATACCGAAAGTATGATGCATGTATCAGCCAAAGAAAAGCAACATATCGACGAACTGAAACATAAAATTTATCACACCGCTATTAAAGGCCAGTTGAGTGGCGACGAAACGTTGGTAACCAACATCCGCCACCTCCAAGCACTTCAAAAAACGGAAGAATCACTAAGCCGTGTATTAGACGGTATAGACAACCCAATTACTTCTGAATTTTTAGCGATAGATATTAAACAAGCATTACACTATTTAGGCGAAATAACCGGCAGTGTTACTACTGATGATTTGTTGGAGAATATATTTAGTAAGTTTTGTATCGGCAAGTAG
- a CDS encoding TIGR02757 family protein → MIHDLQAFLDSKVAQYNRPDFITNDPIVIPHSFTQKQDIEIMGFWAAILAWGQRVTIINKCRRLIELMDGAPYDFIMNHQEPDLKKLLSFKHRTFNDVDTLYFISFFRWHYEQFDSLEDAFLPQTKFVIQSDSEESSASDKVTVELTLNHFRRYFFSLPDYPHRTKKHISSPSQKSTCKRLNMFLRWMVRKDENGVDFGIWNKISPADLIMPCDLHVDRVARNLKLITRKQTDWQTAVELTAHLSEFDPLDPVKYDFALFGLGIEEKFGFGL, encoded by the coding sequence ATGATCCACGATCTCCAAGCCTTTCTCGACTCCAAAGTTGCCCAGTATAACCGCCCGGATTTTATAACCAATGATCCGATAGTTATACCACACAGCTTTACACAGAAGCAGGATATCGAGATTATGGGCTTCTGGGCAGCTATACTGGCTTGGGGTCAGCGTGTAACCATCATCAATAAATGCCGCCGGCTGATTGAACTGATGGACGGCGCACCATACGATTTCATCATGAACCACCAGGAGCCTGATCTTAAAAAGCTGTTGAGTTTTAAGCACCGTACGTTTAATGATGTAGATACGTTGTATTTCATCAGTTTTTTTAGATGGCATTACGAACAGTTTGATAGTCTGGAAGATGCGTTTCTACCACAAACAAAATTTGTCATTCAGAGCGATAGCGAAGAATCTTCTGCAAGCGACAAAGTGACCGTCGAATTAACGCTCAACCATTTTCGCCGCTATTTCTTTTCTCTGCCCGATTACCCTCATCGTACCAAAAAACACATCTCATCACCTTCACAAAAATCAACCTGCAAAAGGCTAAACATGTTTCTGCGCTGGATGGTGCGTAAGGATGAAAATGGTGTAGACTTCGGTATCTGGAACAAAATTTCTCCAGCCGATCTCATCATGCCCTGCGACCTTCATGTAGACCGTGTGGCCCGTAACCTTAAACTCATTACCCGCAAACAAACCGATTGGCAAACGGCAGTTGAATTAACTGCGCATCTTAGCGAGTTCGATCCACTTGACCCGGTGAAGTATGATTTTGCTTTATTTGGATTGGGGATAGAAGAGAAGTTTGGCTTTGGGTTATAA
- a CDS encoding cystathionine gamma-synthase — MKFGTKAIHAGQEPDPSTGAVMTPIYQTSTYAQKSPGDNKGYEYSRGTNPTRSALEGCLAALENARFALAFSSGMGATDAVMKLLQPGDEVITGNDLYGGSYRIFTKIFANYGIKFHFLDLSDPEIVAQYTNENTKLVWVETPTNPTMQIVDIEAIGKITKAKNLTFVVDNTFASPYLQNPIDLGADIVMHSVTKYIGGHSDLVMGALMLNDEDLYKRLWFIYNACGATPGPMDSFLALRGIKTLHLRMKAHCENGKQVAEFLKTHPKVDKIYWPGFTDHPNHEIAKKQMRGFGGMISITLKDADLAETFRIASNFKVFTLAESLGGVESLLNHPATMTHGSIPKEVREKVGVVDSLLRLSVGVEDIEDLLEDLKNALS, encoded by the coding sequence ATGAAATTCGGAACAAAAGCAATACATGCAGGGCAGGAGCCCGATCCATCAACTGGCGCGGTGATGACGCCGATATACCAAACATCAACCTACGCGCAAAAATCGCCGGGCGATAACAAGGGTTATGAATATTCGCGTGGTACAAACCCAACCCGCAGCGCTTTAGAAGGTTGCTTAGCTGCTTTAGAAAATGCAAGATTTGCTTTAGCATTCTCGAGCGGTATGGGTGCTACTGATGCAGTAATGAAATTATTGCAACCTGGCGATGAGGTAATTACAGGTAACGATTTGTATGGTGGTTCGTACCGCATCTTCACTAAAATATTTGCTAACTACGGTATCAAATTCCATTTTTTGGATTTATCTGACCCGGAAATTGTTGCCCAATACACCAACGAAAATACCAAACTGGTTTGGGTAGAAACCCCAACCAACCCAACTATGCAAATTGTAGATATTGAGGCTATCGGTAAAATTACCAAGGCTAAAAATCTAACGTTTGTGGTTGATAATACTTTTGCTTCGCCATACCTGCAAAACCCGATTGATCTGGGTGCCGATATTGTGATGCACTCGGTAACCAAATATATTGGCGGCCACTCAGATTTGGTGATGGGTGCCCTGATGTTAAACGACGAGGACCTATATAAACGTCTCTGGTTTATTTATAATGCCTGCGGTGCTACTCCGGGTCCAATGGATAGCTTCCTGGCCTTACGTGGTATTAAAACGCTTCACCTGCGTATGAAAGCGCATTGCGAAAACGGCAAGCAGGTAGCTGAATTTTTAAAGACCCATCCCAAAGTTGATAAAATTTACTGGCCGGGCTTTACAGATCATCCTAATCACGAAATTGCCAAAAAACAAATGCGTGGTTTCGGCGGTATGATCTCGATTACTTTAAAGGATGCTGATTTGGCAGAGACTTTCCGCATTGCATCAAACTTTAAAGTATTTACTCTGGCCGAATCATTAGGTGGTGTAGAATCTTTATTAAACCACCCCGCTACCATGACCCATGGTTCAATACCTAAAGAGGTACGCGAAAAAGTAGGCGTGGTTGATAGTCTGCTGCGCCTAAGCGTAGGGGTAGAGGATATTGAAGATTTACTGGAAGATTTGAAGAACGCTCTTTCTTAA
- a CDS encoding four helix bundle protein produces the protein MASFTDLDVWKKAREIRIYISELVKSFPKEEIFRLSDQIIRSFRSIGNNLAEGHGRYNYQDNIRFCVMARGSLSETLDHMLIALDENIIAIEVLESFQIEHDNCLKLINGYIQYLKKKKSEMGA, from the coding sequence ATGGCATCATTTACAGATTTGGATGTTTGGAAAAAGGCAAGAGAGATAAGGATCTATATTTCTGAATTGGTTAAATCTTTCCCTAAAGAAGAAATATTTAGACTGTCGGATCAAATTATTCGCTCGTTCAGATCAATTGGTAATAATCTTGCTGAAGGACATGGCAGATACAATTATCAGGATAATATACGTTTTTGTGTAATGGCCAGAGGTTCTTTATCGGAAACTTTAGACCACATGTTAATTGCACTTGATGAAAATATTATAGCAATTGAGGTGCTGGAATCATTTCAAATAGAACATGATAATTGCCTCAAGTTGATAAACGGTTATATTCAATATTTAAAAAAGAAGAAAAGTGAAATGGGAGCTTAG
- the proS gene encoding proline--tRNA ligase has translation MSKGIISKDEDYSQWFNDLVIKADLAEYSPVRGCMIIKPYGYSIWEKMQAVLDKMFKDTGHSNAYFPLFIPKSFFSKEASHVEGFAKECAVVTHYRLKNDGNGNIIVDEDAKLEEELIVRPTSETIIWNTYKGWIQSYRDLPLLINQWANVVRWEMRTRLFLRTSEFLWQEGHTAHATAEEAIAEAEQMLDVYADFAENWLAVPVVKGRKTPNERFAGALDTYCIEALMQDGKALQAGTSHFLGQNFAKAFDVKFTDKENKLDYVWATSWGVSTRLMGALIMSHSDDAGLVIPPMLAPIQVVVVPIYKHDEELENITAYVKGLTAELKAKNISIKFDNRDTQRPGFKFAEYELKGVPLRVAIGSRDMQNGTVELARRDTRTKETVAQEGLSERIEKLLEEIQQNIFQKAANFNKKNTTEVDTYEEFKRLLDEKPGFISAHWDGTPETEQQIKDETKATIRCIPLNNKQEAGKCILTGKPSTQRVLFARAY, from the coding sequence ATGAGTAAAGGTATCATCAGTAAAGACGAAGATTATTCACAATGGTTTAACGACCTTGTAATAAAAGCAGATTTAGCCGAATATTCTCCGGTGCGGGGATGTATGATTATTAAGCCATACGGTTACTCGATCTGGGAAAAAATGCAGGCAGTGCTTGATAAAATGTTCAAAGACACCGGGCACAGTAATGCTTATTTTCCGCTGTTTATACCAAAATCGTTCTTCTCAAAAGAGGCAAGCCACGTAGAAGGTTTTGCTAAGGAGTGTGCTGTTGTAACACATTACCGTTTAAAGAACGACGGAAATGGTAATATTATTGTTGACGAGGACGCCAAATTAGAGGAAGAACTAATTGTAAGGCCAACTTCGGAAACCATTATCTGGAACACCTATAAAGGCTGGATCCAATCGTACCGCGATTTGCCTTTGTTAATTAACCAATGGGCTAACGTAGTACGCTGGGAAATGCGTACCCGTTTGTTTTTACGCACCAGCGAATTTTTATGGCAGGAAGGCCACACTGCACACGCCACCGCAGAAGAAGCAATTGCTGAAGCAGAACAAATGCTGGATGTTTATGCAGATTTTGCCGAAAACTGGTTAGCAGTACCGGTTGTAAAAGGCCGTAAAACACCTAATGAGCGTTTTGCAGGTGCTTTAGATACCTATTGTATCGAAGCTTTAATGCAGGACGGTAAGGCTTTGCAAGCTGGTACTTCACACTTCCTTGGTCAAAATTTTGCCAAAGCTTTTGATGTGAAATTCACCGATAAAGAAAACAAGCTTGATTACGTTTGGGCTACTTCATGGGGTGTATCAACCCGTTTAATGGGTGCTTTAATTATGTCTCACTCAGATGATGCTGGTTTGGTAATCCCTCCAATGCTGGCGCCTATCCAGGTTGTTGTTGTGCCGATTTACAAGCACGATGAAGAGCTGGAAAACATCACTGCTTACGTAAAAGGTTTAACAGCTGAATTAAAAGCAAAAAATATCTCGATTAAGTTTGATAACCGTGATACACAACGCCCTGGTTTTAAATTTGCTGAATATGAATTGAAAGGTGTGCCATTGCGCGTTGCCATCGGTAGCCGCGATATGCAGAACGGAACAGTTGAGCTGGCCCGCCGTGATACACGCACCAAAGAAACCGTAGCACAGGAAGGTTTGTCAGAACGTATTGAGAAATTACTGGAAGAAATTCAGCAGAATATTTTCCAGAAAGCTGCCAACTTTAACAAAAAAAATACCACCGAGGTAGATACTTACGAAGAGTTTAAACGTTTATTGGATGAGAAGCCAGGCTTTATATCTGCCCACTGGGATGGTACACCAGAAACCGAGCAACAGATAAAAGATGAGACTAAGGCTACAATCCGTTGTATACCTTTGAACAATAAACAAGAAGCAGGTAAATGTATTTTAACCGGCAAACCATCAACGCAAAGGGTGTTGTTTGCACGGGCATATTAA
- a CDS encoding OmpP1/FadL family transporter, whose product MKTKYLLSVIAIVAITKTTYAQYAQDALRFSTFQPGSTSRIKALGNAGTAVGGDLSSIGNNPAGLGFFTHSELSITPEFNASKTNATYFGQSTQATQNQLNLNNASVVFYSRLNNNNADKTKGWLSLNFGVGYNRTNNYYQNTSYSGHNPNTSISNYYAEQANAYGINDPGSLASWAYDQNLIDAYANGTGSIYKSNALAGVNQVKNSYTTGGQSEIDLSMGANYSNKLYLGLGIGITDIRYNTTSAFTETGTASVLENNVAVNRQYTSVYSQDQQTRGNGFNARFGLIYKPVEVVRLGVTFTTPTWYNIDDNYNEALATKLSSGSNGASANNYPFSYNLRTPLKVAGGASVFLGTIGFITGDVEYEDYSSMNLDYDGSGPDNNDIKRLYKSVVNAHVGAEIKADQLYIRGGYGVQGNPLAQYGGNINTVSGGLGYRFGAYYVDATYTHVSGNSTQFPYELATATNYGAEVKNTYNNVFLTLGMRF is encoded by the coding sequence ATGAAGACCAAATACTTATTAAGCGTAATTGCTATAGTAGCAATTACCAAAACAACTTATGCCCAATATGCGCAAGATGCATTAAGGTTCTCTACTTTTCAACCGGGGTCAACCTCGCGTATTAAAGCTTTGGGCAATGCCGGTACAGCAGTAGGCGGCGATCTAAGCTCTATCGGTAACAACCCTGCGGGCTTAGGCTTTTTCACGCATTCTGAACTGAGCATTACGCCCGAGTTTAATGCATCTAAAACAAATGCAACTTATTTTGGCCAGTCAACCCAGGCTACACAAAACCAGCTTAACCTTAACAATGCGTCTGTTGTATTTTATTCGAGATTGAATAATAACAATGCCGATAAAACAAAAGGCTGGTTAAGCTTAAACTTTGGTGTGGGATACAACCGTACCAATAATTATTACCAGAATACTTCTTACTCAGGCCATAATCCTAATACATCCATCAGTAATTATTACGCTGAGCAGGCTAATGCTTATGGTATTAATGACCCTGGCTCACTGGCCAGTTGGGCTTATGATCAAAACCTAATTGATGCTTATGCAAACGGAACTGGTAGTATATACAAAAGCAATGCACTTGCAGGTGTAAACCAGGTTAAAAACTCGTACACCACAGGCGGCCAATCAGAGATCGATCTTTCGATGGGTGCCAACTACAGCAATAAACTTTACCTGGGTTTGGGTATCGGCATTACCGATATCCGCTACAACACCACAAGCGCGTTTACCGAAACAGGTACCGCATCTGTTTTAGAAAATAACGTAGCTGTAAACAGGCAGTATACTTCGGTTTATTCGCAAGATCAGCAAACACGCGGTAACGGTTTCAACGCCCGCTTTGGTTTAATATACAAACCTGTTGAAGTGGTACGTTTAGGTGTAACCTTTACCACCCCTACCTGGTACAATATCGACGATAACTACAATGAAGCCCTTGCTACTAAATTAAGCAGCGGATCAAACGGTGCCAGTGCAAACAATTATCCGTTTAGCTATAACCTGCGCACGCCACTTAAAGTGGCAGGTGGTGCATCAGTATTTTTAGGTACCATCGGTTTTATTACGGGTGATGTTGAGTACGAAGACTACTCGAGCATGAACCTTGATTATGACGGTTCTGGCCCGGATAATAACGACATCAAACGCTTATATAAATCTGTAGTAAATGCGCACGTAGGCGCCGAAATTAAAGCAGATCAGCTTTACATCCGTGGTGGTTACGGTGTACAGGGCAATCCTTTAGCGCAATATGGCGGCAACATTAACACTGTAAGCGGTGGTTTAGGCTATCGTTTCGGCGCTTATTATGTTGATGCTACTTATACCCACGTAAGCGGTAACTCAACCCAGTTCCCTTACGAGCTGGCTACTGCAACAAACTATGGTGCAGAGGTTAAAAATACTTATAACAATGTATTCTTAACTTTGGGGATGAGATTCTAA
- a CDS encoding DUF4905 domain-containing protein produces the protein MLLTATITQAFDVPIWRMEIDNFTDTIFLELRDSTNKQVSFAAIDLSTGNLNFKALVMPERWLSGIETAYKGVLLLHGYQSEAVPVHKGLTSINGTTGNVLWTDYNINFEQLSTEGIVVYDARIQPKKLYVINEQSGQRVGAYEPGTDVMHSHIFFPNMIQADELPPDLLFLKPHANVVHYLQHNNFRIVSLHALDGSHLTQHLHVFNITGELLFDDIMNNDIQKLQPEAFIVYKNSLIWLKNRSVVKVLNL, from the coding sequence ATGCTATTGACCGCAACTATAACTCAAGCTTTTGATGTGCCTATCTGGCGCATGGAAATTGACAACTTTACCGACACCATTTTCCTCGAATTGCGCGACAGCACCAATAAGCAGGTAAGCTTTGCAGCTATAGATCTCAGCACCGGCAACCTTAATTTTAAAGCCCTGGTAATGCCCGAGCGCTGGTTAAGCGGGATAGAAACAGCCTATAAAGGTGTGCTGCTTTTGCATGGCTATCAATCAGAAGCAGTTCCGGTACATAAAGGTTTAACCAGTATTAATGGCACAACTGGCAACGTATTGTGGACAGACTATAACATTAATTTTGAACAGCTTAGCACCGAAGGAATAGTAGTTTACGATGCCCGCATTCAGCCTAAAAAGTTGTATGTAATTAACGAGCAAAGCGGACAAAGAGTTGGTGCCTATGAGCCGGGTACTGATGTTATGCATAGCCATATTTTTTTCCCCAACATGATCCAGGCTGACGAACTTCCCCCCGATCTGTTATTTTTAAAACCACACGCAAATGTGGTACATTATCTCCAGCACAATAACTTTAGAATTGTATCTTTGCACGCGCTTGATGGGAGCCATTTAACACAACATTTGCATGTCTTTAACATAACCGGCGAATTGCTATTTGACGATATTATGAATAACGACATACAAAAATTGCAACCCGAGGCGTTTATAGTTTATAAGAATAGTTTGATCTGGTTAAAAAACCGGTCTGTAGTAAAAGTTTTAAACCTGTAA
- a CDS encoding DPBB and LysM peptidoglycan-binding domain-containing protein, producing the protein MRLKILLLVLSFSTLSASLFANPVIDSVGVENQSGKKVILHKVAPKETYYAIARRYNVKPQAVINFNKSAVLHEGDIVKVPTDLPFAQAVAPAPVQTQVQTSTVAAGTVIQYKVAQHEYLYGLARRFNTTVEDIKKLNNLQSDNLKPGQVINIRQGAGAQPATQAAAPAPVQTQPVVQQQTPVTPPVQQQAQTTPANTGENGTIVQYKVTKHEYLYSVAKRFNSTVEDIKQRNNLKSNSLSPGMTLNILQGAAAGATAPVTATHPVETFSVQEKPEKNDTVPPARRDTTNVATIADSLNAEHHAPSKYGLFEKNEKGVATTLDDPTLDQSKKLILHRTAPIGTVIKITNPMTNRTTFAKVVGRFTDSESTKDVILVMTKSVAESLGALDKRFHVNISYGVPNE; encoded by the coding sequence ATGAGATTGAAAATATTATTACTTGTACTATCATTTTCTACCCTTTCGGCTTCGTTATTTGCCAACCCGGTTATTGATTCGGTTGGTGTAGAGAACCAAAGCGGTAAAAAAGTAATACTACACAAAGTAGCCCCCAAAGAAACTTACTATGCCATTGCCCGCCGTTACAACGTAAAACCGCAGGCTGTTATAAACTTTAATAAAAGCGCTGTTTTACACGAAGGCGATATTGTTAAAGTACCAACCGACCTGCCATTTGCACAAGCTGTTGCGCCTGCTCCGGTACAAACGCAAGTACAAACCTCTACAGTGGCAGCAGGTACAGTTATCCAATACAAAGTTGCACAGCATGAATACCTATATGGTTTAGCACGCCGTTTTAATACCACAGTTGAGGATATTAAAAAGCTAAATAACCTGCAAAGTGATAACCTTAAACCGGGTCAGGTTATTAATATCCGTCAGGGTGCAGGTGCGCAGCCGGCAACTCAGGCGGCAGCCCCTGCTCCTGTTCAAACACAACCTGTAGTACAGCAGCAAACGCCCGTAACTCCTCCGGTACAGCAACAGGCACAAACTACACCTGCCAATACCGGCGAGAACGGTACTATTGTACAATACAAAGTAACCAAGCACGAATACCTGTACAGCGTGGCTAAACGCTTTAACAGCACGGTTGAAGATATTAAGCAACGCAATAACCTCAAGAGCAATAGCCTTAGCCCGGGTATGACGCTTAATATTTTACAAGGCGCTGCTGCTGGTGCAACTGCCCCGGTTACTGCTACGCACCCGGTTGAGACTTTCTCTGTACAGGAAAAACCTGAAAAGAACGATACCGTACCACCGGCAAGACGCGATACTACAAATGTGGCAACTATTGCTGATAGTTTAAATGCCGAGCACCATGCCCCATCTAAATATGGTTTGTTCGAGAAGAATGAAAAAGGTGTAGCCACTACGCTTGATGATCCAACCCTCGATCAATCTAAAAAACTGATCTTACACCGCACTGCACCTATCGGTACGGTTATAAAAATTACCAACCCTATGACGAATCGCACTACGTTTGCAAAAGTAGTTGGCAGATTTACAGACAGCGAGTCGACTAAAGATGTTATATTAGTGATGACGAAGAGTGTTGCAGAATCGTTAGGTGCGCTTGATAAGCGTTTTCATGTAAATATCAGTTACGGCGTCCCGAATGAATAA